A portion of the Pseudobacteroides sp. genome contains these proteins:
- a CDS encoding B12-binding domain-containing radical SAM protein, with the protein MSIVAKLEPLGLEYVSGMLKSIDIPCDIHDEFHMPRFFRYKRLIDRIIKGGYSHIGFHVNANTVDYCIDTAARLRQDLPHVKILVGGPEVEHNYKDFCNDCIDYIFYENGLVSVERVFKSGFDTKVLEEATGIGFKDVHGKWILNEKGPPICQYHVKPDRSHFYKTIKSNFIIGKGSFAIAKASFSCPYRCSFCYCTKMNSGLYTEMDLDLVIEDIKSINHQRIWFVDDDFLVNKERVLQFCKKIREQGIKKQFMIYGRADNVVKCKDILSILYDAGVRDVLVGLEAINDNFLQDYNKETTKKVNEDAIRVLRDNKIVCNGLFVVSHNSTRQDFKDLITFIKNNRLLWVVFGIFTPYKGSDAYDEYNQRLVKFRSKRLDGIHITIKPQHMTSLMFLVRFYMLYVKTYSKLYLRIFRKNAYVTQNNKWW; encoded by the coding sequence GTGTCAATAGTTGCAAAGTTAGAGCCCTTAGGGCTTGAATATGTTTCCGGAATGCTGAAAAGTATAGATATTCCATGTGATATTCATGATGAATTCCATATGCCTCGTTTTTTCAGGTACAAAAGGCTTATAGATAGGATTATAAAAGGCGGATATTCCCATATAGGGTTTCATGTAAATGCCAATACCGTTGATTACTGCATTGATACGGCAGCAAGGCTGAGGCAGGACCTGCCCCATGTAAAGATATTGGTGGGAGGGCCGGAAGTAGAGCATAATTATAAAGACTTTTGTAATGACTGTATAGACTATATTTTCTATGAAAACGGTCTTGTATCTGTTGAAAGAGTCTTTAAAAGCGGCTTTGACACTAAAGTCCTTGAAGAAGCAACAGGTATTGGATTTAAGGATGTACATGGTAAATGGATATTAAATGAAAAGGGGCCTCCCATATGTCAATACCATGTGAAGCCTGACAGGAGCCACTTTTATAAAACAATAAAAAGTAATTTCATAATTGGAAAAGGAAGCTTTGCAATAGCCAAAGCATCTTTTTCTTGTCCTTATAGGTGCAGCTTTTGCTATTGCACCAAGATGAACAGCGGATTATACACAGAAATGGACCTGGACTTGGTAATTGAAGATATTAAGTCTATCAACCACCAAAGAATATGGTTTGTAGACGATGACTTTTTGGTTAACAAGGAACGAGTGCTCCAATTCTGTAAAAAGATAAGGGAGCAAGGAATTAAAAAACAGTTTATGATTTACGGCAGGGCTGATAATGTGGTAAAGTGCAAAGACATTTTAAGTATCTTGTATGATGCAGGTGTAAGAGATGTTCTGGTAGGCCTTGAAGCCATTAACGACAATTTTCTGCAAGACTACAACAAGGAAACTACCAAGAAAGTTAATGAGGATGCTATAAGGGTACTTAGGGATAACAAAATCGTTTGTAACGGGCTGTTTGTGGTAAGTCACAATTCTACCAGACAGGATTTCAAGGACCTTATAACATTTATCAAAAATAACAGGCTTCTTTGGGTGGTTTTTGGCATATTTACGCCTTATAAGGGCTCCGATGCCTATGATGAGTATAACCAAAGGCTTGTAAAGTTCAGGTCTAAAAGGCTGGACGGCATTCATATAACAATAAAGCCGCAGCATATGACATCCCTTATGTTCCTTGTAAGGTTCTATATGCTATATGTAAAGACATATTCCAAGCTATATTTAAGGATTTTCAGAAAAAATGCCTATGTCACTCAAAATAATAAATGGTGGTAG
- a CDS encoding B12-binding domain-containing radical SAM protein: protein MGAVKMEMKYLLIRPKYFATVAKVEPLALEYLAAVLKDEGKKCQILDEFVHGYLFRYKRIADKIKKEGYNVIAFHLNANEVSYALKTIEKLKKQFRNLTVIVGGPEPTVNYKDFCVEGIDIVYFDNGLSSFKEMVRHDLDGNALKRCPGICYKLDGKWNENPGSLPVDDFITEPDRTVFFKDKKKYFIVGKGRFAMLKTSFSCPQKCSFCFCKKLNSGKYTERPVEKVINEIIQLGHDRIFIIDDDFLVNKQRVIEICNILIERNIRKLFMIFARADSIIMNRDILPLLYKAGFRDFLVGLEAVKDEYLKDYNKNSSTDTNEEAIDLLNKNGIICNGLFVISHKFSQKDFFSLYRFIARKKLKWVLFSMITPYKGTEAYEEFKDRIYRYIPKRLEGTHILVKPVRMSALLYYINFHMLYILHYPRLYYYTLIKKYDKLVGWGEEKI, encoded by the coding sequence ATGGGGGCAGTCAAAATGGAAATGAAGTATCTTCTCATAAGGCCCAAGTATTTTGCAACAGTGGCCAAGGTGGAGCCTTTAGCCCTTGAATATCTTGCGGCGGTCCTGAAGGATGAGGGCAAAAAATGTCAAATACTTGATGAATTTGTGCACGGTTATCTATTCAGGTACAAGAGAATAGCAGATAAAATAAAAAAAGAAGGCTATAATGTAATAGCATTTCATTTAAATGCCAATGAGGTAAGCTATGCATTAAAGACCATAGAAAAACTCAAAAAGCAGTTTCGCAATTTGACAGTTATTGTTGGAGGTCCTGAACCTACGGTAAATTATAAAGATTTTTGTGTTGAAGGGATAGACATTGTTTACTTTGATAACGGACTAAGCTCCTTCAAGGAAATGGTAAGGCATGATTTGGATGGGAATGCACTTAAGAGATGCCCCGGTATTTGTTATAAGCTTGATGGAAAATGGAATGAGAATCCAGGCTCATTGCCTGTTGATGATTTTATAACAGAACCGGACAGGACGGTTTTCTTTAAGGATAAGAAGAAATATTTCATTGTAGGCAAGGGTCGTTTTGCTATGCTTAAAACTTCTTTTTCATGTCCGCAGAAATGCAGCTTTTGCTTCTGTAAAAAGCTCAATTCGGGAAAATACACCGAAAGGCCTGTCGAAAAGGTCATAAATGAAATAATCCAGTTGGGGCATGACAGGATTTTTATTATTGACGATGACTTTTTGGTAAACAAGCAAAGGGTTATTGAAATATGCAACATACTAATAGAAAGAAATATCCGAAAGCTGTTTATGATTTTCGCAAGGGCAGACAGTATAATTATGAACAGGGACATCCTTCCTCTTTTGTATAAGGCAGGATTCCGTGATTTTTTGGTAGGATTGGAAGCTGTAAAGGATGAATATTTAAAGGATTATAATAAAAACAGCTCCACCGATACAAATGAAGAGGCCATTGATCTTCTAAACAAAAACGGTATTATATGCAACGGGCTTTTTGTTATAAGCCATAAGTTCAGCCAAAAGGATTTTTTCAGCTTGTACAGGTTTATAGCACGGAAAAAGCTTAAATGGGTATTGTTCAGCATGATTACGCCTTATAAGGGAACAGAAGCATATGAGGAATTCAAAGACAGGATATACAGGTATATTCCAAAAAGACTGGAAGGAACCCACATACTTGTAAAGCCTGTAAGGATGTCTGCATTACTTTATTATATCAACTTTCATATGCTTTATATTTTGCATTATCCAAGGCTTTATTATTATACCCTTATAAAAAAATATGATAAGCTTGTTGGCTGGGGGGAGGAAAAGATTTGA